The segment ACGCCGCTGACGTTGCGGCGGATACGTTTCACCTGGGCCACGCCATCACTCCTCGTCGCTGCCCTGGTGCTTGCGGTCTTCCGCCACGGCACGCTCGATCAGCGCCGACAGTTCCGCGCCACGACGGATGCTGGCGTCGTAGTGGAAGTGCAGTTGCGGCACGCTGCGCAGCTTCATGGCCTTGCCTAGCTGCATGCGCAGGAAGCCGGCGGCGTCCTGCAGGATGTCGAGGTTCAACTCGACCTTCTCGGCATTATCGTCCTGGCCCATCACGGTGATGAACACCTTGGCGTGGGACAGGTCGCGGCTCACGTCCACTGCGGTGATGGTCACCAGCCCCAGGCGCGGGTCCTTGATCTCACGCTGGATCAGCAGCGCCAGTTCGCGCTGCATCTGGTCGCCGATGCGTTGGGTACGGCTGTAATCTTTAGCCATTTCGTTTCACTCATGAACGCTTAAAAGCCGAAAGCCAGGAGTGGAAAGCGATGGCTTCCAGCTCCTGGCTCCCGGCTTGTGGCAAGCGCGACACTTACAGGGTGCGCGCCACCTGGACCTTCTCGAAGACTTCGATCTTGTCGCCGACCTTGACGTCGTTGTAGCTCTTCACGCCGATACCGCACTCCATGCCGGCACGCACCTCGGACACGTCGTCCTTGAAGCGGCGCAGGGATTCCAGTTCGCCTTCGAAGATCACTACATCGTCGCGCAGTACGCGGATCGGACGGTTGCGGTGTACCAGACCCTCGGTAACCATGCAGCCGGCGACCGCACCGAACTTCGGCGAACGGAACACGTCGCGCACCTCGGCGATGCCCAGGATGTTCTCCCGGACTTCGCTGCCCAGCATGCCGGACAGTGCTTTCTTAACGTCTTCGATGATGTCGTAGATGATGTTGTAGTAGCGCAGGTCCAGACCTTCCTGCTCGACGATCTTGCGCGCGCCAGCGTCGGCACGCACGTTGAAGCCGAACAGCACGGCGTTGGACGCCAGCGCCAGGTTGGCGTCGCTCTCGGTGATACCACCTACGCCGCCACCCACAACACGCACCTGGACTTCTTCGTTGCCGATGTCGGACAGGGCACCCTGCAGGGCCTCGAGAGAACCACGCACATCGGACTTGAGCACGATGTTGAGGGTCTTCTTCTCGTCCTGGCCCATGCTCTCGAAGATATTCTCGAGCTTGGAGGATTGCTGGCGAGCCAGTTTGACTTCGCGGAACTTGCCCTGGCGGAACAGCGCGACTTCGCGAGCCTTCTTCTCGTCGGCAACCACGGTCAGGTCGTCACCGGCGTCCGGCGTACCGTCCAGGCCGAGGATTTCGACCGGGATGGACGGGCCAGCTTCTTTCACCGGCTTGCCGTTCTCGTCGAGCATGGCGCGGACGCGGCCATAGTTGACGCCGCAGAGGACCATGTCGCCCTGACGCAGGGTACCGTCCTGTACCAGCACGGTAGCGACCGGACCACGGCCCTTGTCCAGGCGGGATTCGACCACGACACCACGACCGGGGGCCGACGGGGTGGCGGTGAGTTCCAGAACTTCAGCCTGCAGCAGAACGGCTTCGAGCAGTTCGTCGACACCGGTACCGGCCTTGGCCGACACAGGTACGAACTGAGTATCGCCGCCCCACTCTTCCGGGATCACATCCAGAGCGGCCAGGCCGTTCTTGATGTTGTCCGGGTTGGCTTCGGGCTTGTCCATCTTGTTGACCGCGACCACGATCGGAACGCCAGCCGCTTTCGCGTGCTGTACGGCTTCCACGGTCTGCGGCATCACGCCGTCATCGGCCGCCACCACCAGGATGACGATGTCAGTGGCCTTGGCACCACGAGCACGCATGGCGGTGAACGCCGCGTGACCCGGGGTGTCCAGGAAGGTCACCATGCCGCGATCGGTTTCCACGTGGTAGGCACCGATGTGCTGGGTGATGCCACCCGCTTCACCGCTGGCCACCTTGGTACGACGGATGTAGTCGAGCAGAGAGGTCTTGCCGTGGTCGACGTGACCCATCACGGTCACCACCGGCGCACGAGTCAGGGCCTCGCCTTCGAACTTCAGGGACTCGGCCAGTTGCTCTTCCAGGGCGTTCTCGTTGACCAGTTTGACCTTGTGGCCGAGTTCTTCGGCGATCAGTTGGGCGGTCTCGCGATCGAGCACCTGGTTGATGGTCACCGGAGTGCCCATCTTGAACATGAACTTGACGACTTCTGCGCCCTTGACGGACATCTGGGCGGCCAGTTCGGCCACGGTTATGGTCTCGCCAATGCTGACTTCACGCACGATAGGTCCTGTCGGGCTCTGGAACCCGTGCTGGTTACGCTTCTTCAGCTTGGACTTGCCGCCACGCCCACCACGACGACCGAAGGAATCGCTTTCCTCTTCGGTGCTGCGCGGGGCAACGCGGGGGGCAGGAGCCTTTTCTTTTTCCTTTAGCGAAGGACGGTGCTGCGCATGCTTGCGGTCGCGGCGATCGTCTTCGTCGCGAGCGCGCTCGGGGCGACGCACTTCCTCTTTCTTGCGCTCGGCGCCAGCGGCTGCGGCACCGGCGGCTGCACCAGCGGCCGGAGCGGCAGTGGCAGCAACAGGAGCGGCAGTAGCAGGCTCGACAGCCGGAGCGGCATTGACCGTGGTGGTTTGGGCTGTTTCCTTGGCGC is part of the Pseudomonas lalkuanensis genome and harbors:
- the rbfA gene encoding 30S ribosome-binding factor RbfA, whose translation is MAKDYSRTQRIGDQMQRELALLIQREIKDPRLGLVTITAVDVSRDLSHAKVFITVMGQDDNAEKVELNLDILQDAAGFLRMQLGKAMKLRSVPQLHFHYDASIRRGAELSALIERAVAEDRKHQGSDEE
- the infB gene encoding translation initiation factor IF-2; the encoded protein is MTQVTVKELAQVVDTPVERLLLQMREAGLPHTSAEQVVTDNEKQALLAHLKSSHGERLEEPRKITLQRKTTTTLKVAGSKTINVEVRKKKTYVKRSPDEIEAERQRELEEQRAAEEAARLKAEEEARQRAEEAARREAEARAKETAQTTTVNAAPAVEPATAAPVAATAAPAAGAAAGAAAAGAERKKEEVRRPERARDEDDRRDRKHAQHRPSLKEKEKAPAPRVAPRSTEEESDSFGRRGGRGGKSKLKKRNQHGFQSPTGPIVREVSIGETITVAELAAQMSVKGAEVVKFMFKMGTPVTINQVLDRETAQLIAEELGHKVKLVNENALEEQLAESLKFEGEALTRAPVVTVMGHVDHGKTSLLDYIRRTKVASGEAGGITQHIGAYHVETDRGMVTFLDTPGHAAFTAMRARGAKATDIVILVVAADDGVMPQTVEAVQHAKAAGVPIVVAVNKMDKPEANPDNIKNGLAALDVIPEEWGGDTQFVPVSAKAGTGVDELLEAVLLQAEVLELTATPSAPGRGVVVESRLDKGRGPVATVLVQDGTLRQGDMVLCGVNYGRVRAMLDENGKPVKEAGPSIPVEILGLDGTPDAGDDLTVVADEKKAREVALFRQGKFREVKLARQQSSKLENIFESMGQDEKKTLNIVLKSDVRGSLEALQGALSDIGNEEVQVRVVGGGVGGITESDANLALASNAVLFGFNVRADAGARKIVEQEGLDLRYYNIIYDIIEDVKKALSGMLGSEVRENILGIAEVRDVFRSPKFGAVAGCMVTEGLVHRNRPIRVLRDDVVIFEGELESLRRFKDDVSEVRAGMECGIGVKSYNDVKVGDKIEVFEKVQVARTL